A genomic stretch from Croceibacterium aestuarii includes:
- a CDS encoding SLC13 family permease codes for MIPFPSYHALAAMIVTLGMFVGFARGRLSAEIVSLLTIAVIAVGMYFFPMPHSEPSDGLVLAFSGFGHYALITICSLMIMGRGLVVTGALDPAARFLERVFRFNQQVGLLFSLVAAMALSMAVNDTPVLVLLLPIFVGLAARGGLPASKTLIPLNAAVLIGGMATTIGTSTNILVVSIARDLGMRPMSVFHFTPIVAAAAVVALPYLWLVMPRLLRDNSPDDVQAHRRFVTRLRIPAGSDLVGKHFDEVIGKLPDDFRFEERPDGPFQAGQQLVVSGTHDAIAEAGRVLKGQVAPGWVIDRIRRKGSDLGEDVRVVEMVVTGDSRLIGRTLATSGIADLYNIAILGIHKPDSMLRNQPGDQRGELRMAEGDVLLAMGLDDNLQEFVSSDSLLMLEGGREMPRRSKALLSAAIMLFSVGMASVGLLPIAIAALGGAILMFVTGCVKFDRVGRALSGKVIVLVAASIAVGRLILETGAAAWLGQALSLGLQFLPPAAVLGAIMLFVTLLTNFASNATAATVGTPIAFAIASQLGLPPEPLVLAVLFGCNLCYATPIAYQTNMLIMAEGDYKFSDYIRTGVPLVLLMTATLSALLVFTYGL; via the coding sequence ATGATACCGTTCCCTTCGTACCATGCCCTCGCGGCGATGATCGTCACGCTCGGTATGTTCGTCGGTTTCGCGCGCGGCCGCCTTTCGGCGGAAATCGTATCGCTGCTGACCATCGCGGTGATCGCGGTCGGCATGTACTTTTTTCCAATGCCGCACAGCGAGCCGAGCGACGGCCTGGTGCTGGCGTTCTCGGGGTTCGGGCATTACGCGCTGATCACCATCTGCTCGCTGATGATCATGGGGCGAGGTCTTGTCGTAACCGGTGCGCTCGATCCGGCGGCGCGCTTTCTCGAACGCGTTTTCCGGTTCAACCAGCAAGTCGGGCTGCTCTTTTCGCTCGTCGCCGCAATGGCGCTGTCGATGGCGGTCAACGATACGCCGGTGCTGGTGCTGCTTCTGCCGATCTTCGTCGGACTCGCGGCGCGGGGCGGTCTCCCCGCCTCGAAAACGCTGATCCCGCTGAACGCCGCGGTGCTGATCGGCGGCATGGCGACGACCATCGGCACGTCGACCAACATTCTGGTCGTGTCCATCGCCCGGGACCTCGGCATGCGCCCGATGAGCGTGTTCCACTTCACGCCGATCGTGGCCGCCGCCGCCGTGGTGGCTCTGCCCTACCTCTGGCTGGTCATGCCGCGGCTCTTGCGCGACAACAGCCCCGACGACGTACAGGCCCACCGCCGCTTCGTGACCCGGCTCCGTATACCGGCCGGTAGCGACTTGGTCGGCAAGCATTTCGACGAGGTTATCGGGAAGCTGCCCGACGACTTCCGCTTCGAGGAGCGGCCCGACGGACCGTTTCAGGCCGGTCAGCAACTGGTGGTTTCCGGCACGCACGATGCCATTGCGGAGGCAGGGCGCGTGCTCAAGGGTCAGGTCGCTCCGGGATGGGTCATCGACCGCATCCGCCGCAAGGGCAGCGACCTGGGGGAAGACGTTCGCGTCGTCGAGATGGTCGTCACCGGGGATTCGCGCCTCATCGGCCGGACCCTCGCCACCTCTGGCATTGCCGACCTCTACAACATCGCAATTCTCGGCATCCACAAGCCGGACAGCATGCTGCGCAACCAGCCGGGCGATCAACGCGGCGAACTTCGCATGGCCGAAGGCGATGTGCTGCTGGCGATGGGCCTCGATGACAACCTGCAGGAATTTGTCTCCAGCGACAGTTTGCTGATGCTCGAGGGCGGGCGCGAGATGCCGCGCCGCTCCAAGGCGCTGCTTTCGGCGGCGATCATGCTGTTTTCGGTCGGGATGGCTTCTGTCGGGTTGCTGCCGATTGCAATTGCCGCGCTGGGCGGGGCAATCCTGATGTTTGTCACGGGGTGCGTGAAGTTCGACCGGGTCGGTCGCGCGCTGTCGGGCAAGGTCATCGTCCTGGTCGCGGCGAGCATTGCAGTCGGACGCCTCATTTTAGAGACCGGGGCAGCGGCGTGGCTGGGGCAGGCACTGTCGCTGGGCTTGCAGTTTCTACCGCCGGCGGCGGTACTTGGCGCCATCATGCTGTTCGTCACGCTGCTGACCAACTTCGCATCCAACGCCACTGCCGCGACCGTGGGGACCCCCATTGCCTTCGCCATCGCGAGTCAACTCGGCCTGCCGCCGGAACCGCTCGTGCTGGCGGTGCTGTTCGGCTGCAACCTCTGCTACGCGACGCCGATCGCCTACCAGACCAACATGCTGATCATGGCCGAGGGCGACTACAAGTTCAGCGACTACATTCGAACCGGGGTGCCGCTGGTGCTGCTGATGACCGCGACGCTTTCGGCGCTGCTGGTGTTCACATACGGGCTTTGA
- the efp gene encoding elongation factor P, whose protein sequence is MKISGVDIRPGNILEYEGGIWKVAKIQHTQPGKGGAYMQVEMKNLQDGRKTNIRFRSADTVEKVRLDTKDYQFLYEDGDMLVFMDKDTYEQITLPSDLLGDARPFLQDGMEVMLELWDEKPISVELPAQIEATIVEADAVVKGQTASSSYKPALLDNGVRIMVPPHIGTGTRIVVDVYEQAYVGKAG, encoded by the coding sequence ATGAAAATCAGTGGCGTGGACATTCGTCCCGGCAACATTCTCGAATACGAAGGCGGCATCTGGAAGGTCGCCAAGATCCAGCACACGCAGCCGGGCAAGGGCGGCGCCTACATGCAGGTCGAGATGAAGAACCTGCAGGATGGGCGCAAGACCAACATCCGGTTCCGCAGCGCCGACACGGTCGAGAAAGTCCGGCTCGACACCAAGGACTATCAGTTTCTCTACGAGGACGGTGACATGCTCGTGTTCATGGATAAGGATACGTACGAGCAGATCACCTTGCCTTCCGACCTGCTCGGGGATGCTCGTCCCTTCCTGCAGGACGGGATGGAAGTCATGCTCGAGCTGTGGGACGAAAAGCCCATCAGCGTCGAGCTTCCGGCCCAGATCGAAGCCACCATCGTCGAAGCCGACGCGGTGGTGAAGGGTCAGACGGCCTCGTCGAGTTACAAGCCGGCGCTGCTCGACAACGGCGTGCGCATTATGGTCCCGCCGCATATCGGCACCGGTACGCGGATCGTCGTCGACGTCTATGAACAGGCCTACGTCGGGAAGGCGGGCTAG
- the thiE gene encoding thiamine phosphate synthase: MSSHSGANAPRELSCQLYLISPLDVAGRFPQRLERALDAGEVAAFQFRVKDIDQHEAARLAGPLQEICAARDVAFIVNDSIALAKRLGADGVHLGQSDGSVAEAREELGREAQIGVTCHASRHLALEAGEAGADYVAFGSFFPSATKASEHRPGLELLEWWHAMIEIPCVAIGGITPGNCAPLVRAGADFLAVSHAVWGRDETEAVEAFHEAIRTAG; encoded by the coding sequence TTGAGCAGCCACAGTGGAGCAAATGCCCCCCGCGAGCTTTCGTGCCAGCTTTACCTCATTTCGCCGCTCGACGTTGCCGGGCGGTTCCCGCAGCGGCTCGAGCGCGCGCTCGATGCCGGCGAGGTCGCGGCGTTCCAATTCCGCGTCAAGGATATCGACCAGCACGAGGCTGCCCGCCTCGCCGGGCCCTTGCAGGAGATCTGCGCGGCGCGCGACGTGGCGTTCATCGTCAACGATTCGATTGCCCTGGCCAAACGCCTCGGCGCCGATGGCGTGCATCTCGGACAGAGTGATGGCAGTGTGGCCGAAGCCCGCGAGGAGCTCGGGCGCGAGGCGCAGATTGGCGTCACCTGCCATGCCAGCCGTCACCTGGCGCTGGAAGCGGGGGAGGCGGGGGCCGACTACGTCGCTTTCGGCAGCTTCTTCCCGAGCGCGACCAAGGCGAGCGAGCACCGGCCCGGGCTCGAGCTTCTCGAGTGGTGGCATGCGATGATCGAGATTCCCTGCGTGGCGATCGGCGGTATCACTCCTGGTAACTGCGCCCCGCTGGTTCGGGCGGGCGCCGATTTTCTCGCCGTGAGCCACGCGGTCTGGGGCCGTGACGAGACAGAGGCGGTCGAGGCGTTCCACGAGGCAATCCGCACCGCAGGTTAG
- a CDS encoding GGDEF domain-containing phosphodiesterase has protein sequence MATYLASVCLLLAVISAASLWSWRKSRIALSRIERQTCELEAAARHCPLTGLANRAAVCEWLVAALDEPRCRPAVISLDFCPLAPDGESETKLVRRVSQIAAHIVPEDWLLARLAAGRYVVVLGGSLETGDLVTLARSACSLLGTLVADSQQLRVGVSIARTSDTPDSLIDRALVAQARHAGGNAVGLTFSDPELVGEIEQRAAVVHELKSAIAAGRIEPFFQPLVELGSGRILGFEVLARWRDVEGRLRMPGDFLPLAEESGLVGPMYASLLAAAAAHARQWPSGWNFALNLSACQLAEEGLVQRTLRTLDDAGVGPNRLELEISERALCADPERARKLVDELRAHGVGVTLDNFGSGSLRLRDLARFSFNRIKLDPANSAGGEGGHPGVEIGVIVAAARHLGVPVLAQRIETYAGAAAARVQGCAIGQGYLFGRPDRKTDCFRLDGALARPMDFAA, from the coding sequence ATGGCCACGTACCTGGCTTCCGTCTGTCTGCTGCTTGCCGTGATTTCCGCGGCGAGCCTGTGGTCGTGGCGGAAATCGCGGATTGCCCTGTCCAGAATCGAACGGCAGACCTGCGAATTGGAAGCCGCGGCGCGGCACTGCCCCCTGACGGGCCTGGCCAACCGCGCTGCGGTCTGCGAATGGCTCGTTGCCGCGCTGGACGAACCGCGCTGCCGCCCTGCGGTGATTTCCCTCGATTTCTGCCCTCTCGCCCCGGACGGAGAAAGCGAAACGAAGTTGGTGCGCCGCGTTTCCCAAATCGCTGCGCACATCGTTCCGGAAGACTGGCTGCTCGCCCGCCTTGCAGCGGGGCGCTACGTCGTCGTTCTTGGCGGTTCGCTGGAGACGGGCGATCTCGTCACGCTCGCTCGCAGTGCCTGCTCTTTGCTCGGGACGCTCGTCGCCGATTCGCAGCAGCTTCGCGTCGGCGTCTCGATCGCGCGCACCAGCGATACGCCGGACAGCCTGATCGACCGTGCGCTAGTCGCGCAGGCCCGGCATGCCGGTGGGAACGCGGTCGGGTTGACCTTCTCCGATCCCGAGCTCGTGGGCGAAATCGAGCAGCGCGCTGCTGTCGTCCATGAGCTTAAATCTGCCATTGCGGCCGGGCGCATCGAACCGTTCTTCCAACCCCTGGTCGAGCTCGGTTCGGGACGAATCCTCGGATTCGAGGTCCTCGCTCGCTGGCGCGACGTCGAAGGCAGACTCCGGATGCCGGGTGATTTTCTTCCGCTTGCAGAGGAAAGCGGTCTGGTCGGCCCGATGTACGCTTCGTTGCTCGCCGCCGCCGCGGCGCACGCGCGACAATGGCCGTCCGGGTGGAACTTCGCGCTCAATCTCTCGGCATGCCAACTCGCCGAAGAAGGCCTGGTGCAGCGAACCTTGCGAACGCTGGACGATGCCGGCGTCGGGCCGAACCGACTCGAGCTTGAGATTTCCGAGCGCGCACTCTGCGCCGATCCTGAGCGGGCCCGCAAACTGGTCGATGAGCTGCGAGCACACGGCGTCGGGGTGACGCTGGACAACTTCGGCTCGGGAAGCCTGCGCTTGCGCGACCTCGCGCGCTTTTCCTTCAATCGCATCAAGCTCGATCCAGCCAATAGCGCCGGCGGGGAAGGGGGGCATCCCGGGGTCGAGATCGGCGTCATCGTCGCGGCGGCACGGCATCTGGGTGTGCCCGTGCTCGCGCAAAGGATTGAGACGTATGCTGGCGCTGCCGCAGCCCGGGTCCAGGGCTGCGCGATTGGGCAGGGTTACCTGTTCGGTCGCCCCGATCGGAAAACGGACTGCTTCCGCCTCGATGGCGCGCTCGCCCGGCCAATGGATTTTGCTGCCTGA
- a CDS encoding nuclear transport factor 2 family protein — MDLESTVADLAQRLEAVERRAQAAEDHLAIANLQRMYGYYVDKSQWEHVADLFARDAVLEINGRGRFIGHERIREYMRHFGPPKDGLLMNHMQLQPVIHVDPDGMHGNGRLRALMMVGQMGDHAMWGEAIYENAYVKEDGVWKIAKLKAYQVLYTPYDKGWAKEASPLLSEFGDFPPDEPIDPYPVFPNYFCPPYHYPNPVSGRR; from the coding sequence ATGGATCTCGAGTCAACGGTAGCAGACCTGGCACAGCGGCTGGAGGCAGTCGAACGGCGCGCCCAGGCGGCCGAGGACCATCTGGCCATAGCCAACCTCCAGCGCATGTATGGATACTACGTCGACAAGAGCCAGTGGGAGCACGTCGCCGACCTCTTTGCTCGCGACGCCGTGCTGGAAATAAACGGCCGCGGCCGCTTCATCGGCCACGAGCGGATCCGCGAATACATGCGCCACTTCGGTCCGCCGAAGGACGGGCTGCTGATGAATCACATGCAGCTTCAGCCGGTCATCCACGTCGATCCCGACGGAATGCACGGCAATGGCCGATTGCGAGCGCTGATGATGGTTGGCCAGATGGGCGACCATGCGATGTGGGGGGAGGCGATCTACGAGAATGCCTACGTCAAGGAAGATGGGGTGTGGAAAATCGCCAAACTGAAGGCCTACCAGGTCCTCTACACCCCTTATGACAAAGGCTGGGCCAAGGAAGCGAGCCCTCTGCTGAGCGAATTCGGCGACTTCCCGCCCGACGAGCCGATCGATCCCTACCCCGTCTTTCCGAACTATTTCTGCCCCCCTTACCACTACCCCAATCCGGTAAGTGGACGCCGCTAG
- a CDS encoding L,D-transpeptidase family protein, with product MRHLIAAASVLALAACGMNGTDDTDEKEQSAVADHMSVEENGADAMHSNDPAPGEQASVDIPDPEDRPIMQAQVVLDRHGFGPGVIDGKMGMSTKNAIEGFQEANDLEVTGKLDEATKTALAQWNNIPATRVVTIPSDWGDRQYRDVPDSPAEQAKLQRLGYENLDERIAERFHTTIDTLKMLNPDGRPAGAKAAPASPSAASPTPTPTSTSSAGEDVGTQEQASYFTAGQQIRVPNIGADRIDGSSIRDKGWQATLQSLGVGTQQPHLAKIVVDKSGDWLKGYDKDGKLVVEFTVTSGSSHDPLPIGTWGITGISHNPSFSYDPDLFWDVPDSDAKQKLPPGPNGPVGVVWIDLTKEHYGIHGTSAPETIGRAQSHGCVRLTNWDAARLAQMVDTQTKVIFQA from the coding sequence ATGCGTCATCTGATTGCCGCCGCTTCCGTCCTCGCCCTGGCTGCCTGCGGAATGAATGGAACCGACGATACGGACGAGAAGGAACAGTCGGCAGTGGCCGATCACATGTCGGTGGAGGAAAACGGCGCCGATGCGATGCACTCGAACGACCCTGCGCCGGGTGAGCAGGCGTCCGTCGACATCCCCGATCCGGAGGATCGACCAATCATGCAGGCGCAGGTCGTGCTCGACCGTCACGGTTTCGGCCCTGGCGTGATCGACGGCAAGATGGGCATGAGCACCAAGAACGCCATCGAGGGCTTCCAGGAAGCCAACGACCTGGAGGTGACCGGCAAGCTTGACGAAGCGACCAAGACGGCGCTGGCGCAATGGAACAACATACCTGCGACGCGTGTCGTGACGATACCGTCGGACTGGGGCGACAGGCAATACCGCGACGTTCCCGACAGCCCTGCCGAACAAGCCAAGTTGCAACGCCTCGGCTACGAGAACCTCGACGAGCGGATCGCAGAACGCTTCCACACCACGATCGACACCCTCAAGATGCTCAATCCCGATGGACGTCCGGCAGGTGCCAAAGCCGCCCCGGCCTCGCCGAGCGCGGCCTCGCCCACCCCGACCCCGACCTCCACATCGTCCGCAGGGGAGGATGTGGGGACGCAGGAGCAGGCGTCGTACTTCACGGCGGGGCAGCAGATCCGCGTGCCGAATATCGGGGCCGACCGGATCGATGGCAGCTCGATCAGGGACAAGGGCTGGCAGGCGACGCTGCAATCGCTGGGTGTGGGAACACAGCAGCCCCACCTCGCCAAAATCGTCGTCGATAAGTCCGGCGATTGGCTCAAGGGATACGATAAGGACGGCAAGCTGGTCGTCGAATTCACCGTGACCTCGGGCTCGAGCCACGATCCCCTGCCGATCGGGACGTGGGGCATCACCGGCATCTCCCACAATCCTTCTTTCTCTTACGATCCGGACCTCTTCTGGGATGTGCCCGACAGCGATGCGAAGCAGAAACTCCCGCCCGGCCCGAACGGACCGGTGGGTGTCGTGTGGATCGATCTGACCAAGGAGCATTACGGAATCCACGGCACGTCCGCACCGGAAACGATTGGCCGGGCGCAGAGCCACGGCTGCGTACGATTGACCAACTGGGATGCAGCGCGGCTTGCGCAGATGGTCGATACCCAAACCAAGGTCATCTTCCAGGCCTGA
- a CDS encoding TIGR03013 family XrtA/PEP-CTERM system glycosyltransferase, producing the protein MIRLFKHYIPHAVLLLGLIDFALLLLANDLAWKLRAEQIGTDAGLLSERMPALIGFAVVTQTALIAVGIFGSEALRSLRFAGARLLVGVSLAVLLLAFVEFVLPGETYWRSTLLYAMILALALLFANRVVVGGLLGANAFRRRVLVLGAGPRALRLRALSERPGSGFAIVGYVSMGGGHLAFEGAIPRAAIPDLSHHVQALGATEVVLAIEERRNALPLKDLLRVKTAGVHVNDFSSFMERETGRVDLDTLNPSWLIFSDGFSSGRMISSFAKRVFDILASGLLLLLTFPFIGLFAILVKLDSAGPAFFRQQRVGLYGEPFSVIKLRSMRSDAEKDGAKWAAKDDPRITRLGRFIRKVRIDELPQTWSVLKGHMSFVGPRPEVPQFVADLEEKLPFYAERHMVKPGITGWAQINYPYGASVEDARAKLEYDLYYAKNYTPFLDILILLQTLRVILWPDGAR; encoded by the coding sequence ATGATCCGCCTGTTCAAACACTACATTCCGCACGCCGTGCTATTGCTCGGCTTGATCGATTTCGCCCTCCTGCTGCTGGCGAACGATCTCGCGTGGAAGCTGCGAGCGGAACAGATCGGAACCGACGCCGGGCTGCTGAGCGAGCGGATGCCGGCGTTGATCGGCTTTGCCGTCGTGACGCAGACGGCGCTGATCGCCGTCGGGATCTTCGGCAGCGAAGCGCTACGCTCGCTGCGATTTGCCGGCGCGCGGCTGCTGGTCGGGGTCAGCCTGGCCGTACTGCTGCTCGCCTTTGTCGAATTTGTCCTGCCCGGCGAGACCTACTGGCGTTCGACCTTGCTTTACGCGATGATTCTCGCGCTCGCGCTGCTGTTCGCCAACCGCGTGGTGGTCGGCGGCCTGCTGGGAGCCAACGCCTTTCGCCGCCGAGTCCTCGTGCTTGGCGCCGGACCGCGCGCTCTGCGTCTGCGCGCGCTGAGCGAACGGCCGGGGAGCGGCTTCGCGATTGTCGGTTACGTGTCGATGGGCGGCGGTCACCTCGCATTCGAGGGCGCGATTCCGCGCGCCGCCATTCCCGACCTTTCGCACCACGTGCAGGCGCTCGGCGCGACAGAGGTGGTCCTGGCGATCGAGGAACGGCGCAACGCATTGCCGCTCAAGGACCTGCTGCGGGTCAAGACTGCGGGGGTCCACGTCAACGACTTCTCCAGCTTCATGGAGCGCGAAACAGGACGAGTCGATCTCGACACGCTCAATCCCAGCTGGCTGATCTTCTCCGACGGTTTCTCCTCCGGCCGGATGATATCGAGCTTCGCCAAACGGGTGTTCGACATCCTCGCCAGCGGCTTGCTGCTGCTGCTGACCTTCCCGTTCATCGGCCTCTTTGCCATTCTGGTGAAGCTCGACAGCGCCGGTCCGGCATTCTTCCGGCAACAGCGCGTCGGCCTTTATGGCGAGCCATTTTCGGTCATCAAGCTCCGTTCGATGCGCAGCGATGCCGAAAAGGACGGAGCAAAGTGGGCCGCGAAAGACGATCCGCGCATCACGCGGCTCGGCAGGTTCATTCGCAAGGTCCGGATCGATGAATTGCCGCAGACCTGGAGCGTGCTCAAGGGCCACATGAGCTTCGTGGGGCCGCGGCCGGAAGTGCCCCAGTTCGTCGCCGATCTGGAGGAGAAGCTGCCGTTCTATGCCGAGCGGCACATGGTCAAACCGGGCATCACCGGTTGGGCGCAGATCAACTATCCCTACGGTGCCTCGGTCGAGGATGCGCGGGCCAAGCTGGAGTACGATCTCTATTACGCCAAGAACTACACCCCGTTCCTCGATATCCTGATCCTGCTGCAGACCTTGCGGGTGATCCTCTGGCCGGACGGTGCGCGATGA
- a CDS encoding elongation factor P — translation MRTILPLIALLTAAPVAASGPVETATRGSYSCEMPGTAAGAAGVRVPSKDFRISSASRYKSAQGNGVYLRKGDVIRFTSGPRSGETYLVVGDNFLRALGADGKSTRLRCIRTGR, via the coding sequence GTGCGTACGATACTTCCCCTGATCGCCCTTTTGACCGCCGCCCCGGTCGCCGCGTCCGGTCCGGTCGAGACCGCCACGCGCGGCAGTTACAGCTGCGAGATGCCCGGCACTGCCGCCGGCGCGGCCGGCGTCCGCGTGCCGAGCAAGGATTTCCGCATCTCCAGCGCCAGCCGCTACAAATCGGCCCAAGGCAACGGTGTCTATCTGCGCAAGGGCGACGTGATCCGCTTCACCAGCGGCCCGCGCAGCGGCGAGACCTATCTCGTAGTCGGCGACAATTTCCTGCGCGCGCTCGGCGCAGACGGCAAGTCGACGCGACTGCGCTGCATCCGCACTGGCCGCTAA
- a CDS encoding inositol monophosphatase family protein, which yields MAAISGLIRVMEKAARKAGGKLRRDFGEVEHLQVSRKGPSDFVSKADQQAERTIWDELRVARPDWGFVLEEAGTIEGDPGKPRWIVDPLDGTSNFLHGIPHFAVSIAAQEPKPDGSGWGDVVAGVVYQPITDETFWAEKSRGAWLQDARLRVSGRSHLSEALIATGTPYQGHGDFAEWAKVFAAVGPNVAGIRRFGSAALDLAWVASGRYDGFWESDLSPWDTAAGCLLVREAGGFVSDYRGRSLPICDKQVVAGNDTVHSRLHKLVAGALKA from the coding sequence ATGGCTGCCATTTCCGGCCTCATTCGTGTGATGGAAAAGGCTGCCCGCAAAGCGGGCGGCAAGCTGCGCCGCGATTTCGGGGAAGTCGAGCACCTGCAGGTCAGCCGCAAGGGGCCGAGCGATTTCGTCTCCAAGGCGGATCAACAGGCCGAGCGCACGATTTGGGACGAGCTGCGCGTGGCCCGGCCCGACTGGGGTTTCGTGCTCGAGGAAGCCGGCACGATCGAAGGGGACCCGGGCAAGCCGCGCTGGATCGTCGACCCGCTCGACGGCACGAGCAACTTCCTGCACGGCATCCCGCATTTCGCAGTCTCGATCGCGGCGCAGGAACCCAAGCCCGACGGCTCGGGCTGGGGCGACGTGGTTGCCGGCGTCGTCTACCAACCCATCACCGACGAGACGTTCTGGGCCGAAAAGTCCCGCGGCGCGTGGCTGCAGGACGCGCGCCTGCGTGTGTCGGGGCGCAGCCACCTGTCCGAAGCCCTGATCGCGACGGGCACCCCCTATCAAGGCCATGGTGATTTCGCCGAATGGGCGAAGGTTTTTGCCGCGGTCGGCCCCAATGTCGCCGGAATTCGCCGTTTCGGCTCGGCCGCACTCGATCTCGCCTGGGTCGCCTCGGGCCGCTACGACGGGTTCTGGGAAAGCGATCTCAGCCCGTGGGATACCGCCGCCGGCTGTCTGCTCGTGCGCGAAGCCGGTGGCTTCGTTTCCGATTATCGAGGGCGGTCGCTGCCGATTTGCGACAAACAGGTCGTCGCCGGAAACGATACGGTTCACTCGCGGCTGCACAAGCTGGTCGCTGGCGCGCTCAAGGCATAG
- a CDS encoding M23 family metallopeptidase translates to MNALDRLLTIAVTATLTSAAWILFGSSFVIKSADEAATTAGTPLKPGPPPAPAVKSLDREDIQPRGRAPAGGLLIPVQGVKPDDLGDTFSDVRGGARLHEALDIMAPRGTPVLAAAAGTVEKLFKSEAGGNTIYVRSPDRRTIYYYAHLDRYAPRLAEGQAVSEGEVLGAVGSSGNASPDAPHLHFAIIQTTPGSDWWEPATAIDPYPLLAGRSRGP, encoded by the coding sequence GTGAACGCTCTCGACCGCCTGCTGACGATTGCGGTAACCGCCACACTCACGTCGGCAGCCTGGATCCTGTTTGGAAGCAGCTTCGTCATCAAGTCGGCGGACGAGGCGGCGACGACCGCCGGTACGCCCCTGAAGCCCGGGCCGCCGCCCGCACCTGCGGTGAAGTCTCTCGATCGAGAGGACATCCAGCCGCGCGGGCGCGCTCCGGCAGGAGGACTTCTCATCCCCGTACAAGGGGTGAAACCGGACGACCTCGGCGATACCTTCAGCGACGTGCGCGGCGGCGCAAGACTTCACGAAGCGCTCGACATCATGGCGCCGCGCGGCACCCCTGTTCTTGCGGCCGCAGCCGGGACGGTCGAAAAGCTGTTCAAGTCGGAAGCCGGCGGCAACACGATCTACGTTCGCTCCCCCGACCGCCGCACGATCTATTACTATGCGCACCTTGACCGCTATGCACCGCGTCTCGCCGAAGGGCAGGCCGTCAGCGAGGGCGAGGTCCTCGGCGCGGTGGGGTCGAGCGGCAACGCAAGCCCGGATGCGCCGCACCTGCATTTCGCGATCATCCAGACGACGCCCGGCTCCGACTGGTGGGAACCGGCGACTGCCATCGATCCCTATCCGCTGCTGGCAGGGAGGTCGCGAGGTCCTTAG